A genomic window from Streptomyces sp. 846.5 includes:
- the betA gene encoding choline dehydrogenase, which yields MQQYDFIIVGGGSAGCALAARLSADPSNRVLVLEAGRPDYIWDVFTHMPAALTFPSGSRFYDWQYESEPEPYMHGRKIAHARGKLLGGSSSINGMIFQRGNPLDYERWGADPGMKEWDYAHCLPYFKRMENCLADPDTPFRGHEGPLELERGPATNPLFSAFFEAVQQAGYPLTDDVNGYRQEGFAPFDRNVRRGRRLSAARAYLHPVLSRPNLDVTTRALVTRVLFEGKRAVGVEYAGRGGALNRVSGGKIILAGGSINSPQLLQLSGVGNADELAELGIDPVHHLPGVGENLQDHLEVYVQHACKQPVSMQPSLQKWRWPLIGAEWLFLRKGPGATNHFEGGGFVRSNEDVAYPNLMFHFLPIAVRYDGTAAPSGHGYQVHIGPMYSDARGSVKIKSRDPREHPALRFNYLSTEQDRREWVEAIRVTRKILGQEAFAAFSDGELSPGPSVETDEQILDWVAKDGETALHPSCTAKMGTDEMSVLDPATMQVHGVEGLCVVDASSMPYVTNGNIYAPVMMLAEKAADLILGNTPLAPENVEFYRHQKVS from the coding sequence GTGCAGCAGTACGACTTCATCATCGTCGGCGGGGGATCCGCGGGCTGCGCGCTCGCCGCACGGCTCAGCGCGGACCCGAGCAACCGGGTGCTGGTACTGGAGGCCGGACGGCCCGACTACATCTGGGACGTCTTCACCCACATGCCGGCCGCGCTGACCTTCCCCAGCGGCAGCCGCTTCTACGACTGGCAGTACGAGTCCGAGCCCGAGCCGTACATGCACGGCCGGAAGATCGCCCACGCCCGGGGAAAGCTGCTCGGCGGCTCCAGCTCCATCAACGGCATGATCTTCCAGCGCGGCAACCCGCTCGACTACGAGCGCTGGGGCGCCGACCCGGGCATGAAGGAGTGGGACTACGCCCACTGTCTCCCCTACTTCAAGCGCATGGAGAACTGTCTCGCCGACCCGGACACCCCCTTCCGCGGCCACGAAGGCCCGCTGGAGCTGGAGCGCGGCCCGGCGACCAACCCGCTCTTCTCGGCCTTCTTCGAGGCCGTGCAGCAGGCCGGCTACCCGCTCACCGACGACGTCAACGGCTACCGCCAGGAGGGCTTCGCGCCCTTCGACCGCAACGTCCGCCGCGGCCGCCGGCTCAGCGCCGCCCGCGCCTACCTGCACCCCGTGCTCAGCCGTCCCAACCTGGACGTGACCACCCGCGCCCTGGTGACCAGGGTGCTCTTCGAGGGCAAGCGCGCTGTGGGCGTCGAGTACGCGGGCCGGGGCGGCGCGCTGAACCGGGTCTCCGGCGGGAAGATCATCCTGGCCGGAGGGTCCATCAACTCCCCGCAGCTGCTCCAGCTCTCCGGCGTCGGCAACGCGGACGAGCTCGCCGAACTCGGCATCGACCCGGTCCACCACCTGCCGGGCGTCGGCGAGAACCTGCAGGACCACCTGGAGGTCTACGTCCAGCACGCCTGCAAGCAGCCGGTCTCCATGCAGCCCTCGCTGCAGAAGTGGCGCTGGCCGCTGATCGGCGCCGAGTGGCTTTTCCTGCGCAAGGGGCCGGGCGCCACCAACCACTTCGAGGGCGGCGGCTTCGTCCGCTCCAACGAGGACGTGGCCTACCCCAACCTGATGTTCCACTTCCTGCCGATCGCGGTCCGCTACGACGGCACCGCCGCGCCCTCCGGCCACGGCTACCAGGTGCACATCGGCCCGATGTACTCGGACGCCCGCGGCAGCGTGAAGATCAAGTCCCGGGACCCGCGCGAGCACCCGGCGCTGCGCTTCAACTACCTCTCCACGGAGCAGGACCGCCGCGAGTGGGTGGAGGCCATCCGGGTCACCCGCAAGATCCTCGGCCAGGAGGCCTTCGCCGCGTTCAGCGACGGCGAGCTCTCGCCCGGACCCTCCGTCGAGACCGACGAGCAGATCCTGGACTGGGTCGCCAAGGACGGCGAGACCGCTCTGCACCCGTCCTGCACCGCGAAGATGGGCACCGACGAGATGTCCGTCCTGGACCCGGCCACCATGCAGGTGCACGGCGTCGAGGGGCTCTGCGTGGTGGACGCCTCGTCCATGCCGTACGTGACCAACGGCAACATCTACGCCCCGGTGATGATGCTCGCGGAGAAGGCCGCCGACCTCATCCTCGGCAACACGCCGCTGGCCCCCGAGAACGTCGAGTTCTACCGCCACCAGAAGGTGTCGTAG
- a CDS encoding amino acid permease — MSTETTAPPGNDVTDLEGFGYKQELERSLGSFSSFAAGFSYISIMTGVFQLFGFGFASGGPAMFWTWPIVFIGQGAVALCFAEMAGQFPIAGSVYQWSKQIAKPFTGWMSGWIIIIGSIVTAAAVAVAYQIILPQVSLAFQIVGGSADAGLTSTPGGAKNAIVLALGLVVFTTIVNIAGVRLMAKINNFGVAVELIGVTLLIIMLAVHIKRGPQVVTETLGTGAGHSAGYLGAFLVAGLMSAYVFYGFDTAGSLAEETKEPRKHAPKAILRAITAAFAAGGLLMLIGMMAVGNIKDPNLGTLGMPYLVKSTLGTGLGDAFLICSAIAITVCCLAVQTAAIRLVFSMGRDGLLPFSKQLAAVSPKSGVPVIPAIVTGVLTIALLLVNMGNQRVFYILTSVAIILFYIPYLMVTGPMLLRRLRGQWPSPDHGSYFSLGRWGLPVNILAVVYGVAMIINLGWPRAAVYGNDHWYYQWGAVVFTAVIAAIGGLVYLRVRKRTTAAA, encoded by the coding sequence ATGAGCACCGAGACCACCGCCCCACCGGGCAACGACGTCACCGACCTCGAAGGATTCGGCTACAAGCAGGAGTTGGAGAGATCCCTCGGCTCCTTCTCCAGTTTCGCCGCCGGCTTCAGCTACATCTCCATCATGACCGGAGTCTTCCAGCTCTTCGGCTTCGGCTTCGCCTCCGGCGGACCGGCCATGTTCTGGACCTGGCCGATCGTCTTCATCGGCCAGGGCGCCGTCGCCCTCTGTTTCGCCGAGATGGCCGGTCAGTTCCCCATCGCCGGCTCCGTCTACCAGTGGTCCAAGCAGATCGCCAAGCCGTTCACCGGCTGGATGTCCGGCTGGATCATCATCATCGGATCGATCGTCACCGCCGCCGCGGTGGCCGTCGCCTACCAGATCATCCTGCCGCAGGTCTCGCTCGCCTTCCAGATCGTCGGCGGCTCCGCCGACGCGGGCCTGACCAGCACTCCGGGCGGCGCCAAGAACGCCATCGTGCTGGCGCTGGGCCTGGTCGTCTTCACCACCATCGTGAACATCGCCGGTGTTCGACTGATGGCCAAGATCAACAACTTCGGCGTCGCCGTCGAGCTGATCGGCGTCACCCTGCTGATCATCATGCTGGCCGTCCACATCAAGCGCGGTCCGCAGGTCGTCACCGAGACCCTGGGCACCGGGGCCGGCCACTCCGCGGGCTACCTCGGCGCGTTCCTGGTGGCCGGCCTGATGAGCGCCTACGTCTTCTACGGTTTCGACACCGCCGGGTCCCTGGCCGAGGAGACCAAGGAGCCGCGGAAGCACGCCCCCAAGGCCATCCTGCGCGCCATCACCGCGGCCTTCGCCGCCGGCGGGCTGCTGATGCTGATCGGCATGATGGCCGTCGGCAACATCAAGGACCCGAACCTGGGCACGCTCGGAATGCCCTACCTGGTCAAGAGCACCCTCGGCACCGGCCTCGGCGACGCCTTCCTGATCTGCTCGGCGATCGCCATCACGGTCTGCTGCCTCGCGGTGCAGACCGCGGCCATCCGGCTGGTCTTCTCGATGGGCCGCGACGGGCTGCTGCCGTTCAGCAAGCAACTGGCCGCGGTGTCGCCCAAGTCGGGCGTGCCGGTCATCCCGGCGATCGTCACCGGCGTGCTCACCATCGCGCTGCTACTGGTGAACATGGGCAACCAGCGGGTGTTCTACATCCTGACCTCGGTCGCGATCATCCTCTTCTACATCCCCTACCTGATGGTGACCGGCCCGATGCTGCTGCGCCGCCTGCGCGGCCAGTGGCCCAGCCCGGATCACGGCTCCTACTTCAGCCTCGGGCGCTGGGGCCTGCCGGTCAACATCCTCGCGGTGGTGTACGGCGTGGCGATGATCATCAACCTGGGCTGGCCCCGCGCCGCGGTCTACGGCAACGACCACTGGTACTACCAGTGGGGCGCCGTGGTCTTCACCGCCGTCATCGCCGCCATCGGCGGCCTGGTCTACCTCCGGGTCCGCAAGCGCACGACAGCAGCGGCCTAG
- a CDS encoding IclR family transcriptional regulator: MSNNDKGRSSMPAESPVQSVDRAVSILELLARQGETGVTEIAAELGVHKSTAFRLTAALELRGLVEQAGERGKYRLGMGLVRLAGAATMRMDLSLQSRPVCERLAAEVAETINMAILDDDEAVNIDQVMGPSAITSHNWVGQRTPLHATSSGKVLLAYLPEAAIDARVAVLKRYTANTVVDPDLLRAQLFTARQEGYAYTIEELEEGLNAIAAPVFAQTGQVIAAVSVSGPSFRLGAPRLLEELAPAVVRAAAEISARLGFLSVDQ; the protein is encoded by the coding sequence ATGAGCAACAACGACAAGGGACGGTCGTCGATGCCCGCCGAGTCGCCGGTGCAGTCGGTGGACCGCGCGGTGAGCATCCTCGAACTGCTGGCCCGGCAGGGCGAGACCGGGGTCACCGAGATCGCGGCGGAGCTGGGCGTGCACAAGTCCACCGCCTTCCGGCTCACCGCCGCGCTGGAGTTGCGCGGCCTGGTCGAGCAGGCGGGTGAGCGCGGCAAGTACCGGCTCGGCATGGGGCTGGTCCGGCTGGCCGGCGCCGCGACCATGCGGATGGACCTCTCGCTGCAGTCCAGGCCGGTCTGCGAGCGGCTGGCCGCCGAGGTCGCCGAGACCATCAACATGGCCATCCTGGACGACGACGAGGCCGTCAACATCGACCAGGTGATGGGCCCTTCGGCCATCACCAGCCACAACTGGGTCGGCCAGCGCACCCCGCTGCACGCGACCTCCAGCGGCAAGGTGCTGCTGGCCTACCTGCCGGAGGCGGCGATCGACGCGCGGGTGGCCGTGCTGAAGCGGTACACCGCGAACACCGTCGTCGACCCGGACCTGCTGCGCGCCCAGCTGTTCACCGCGCGCCAGGAGGGCTACGCCTACACCATCGAGGAGTTGGAGGAGGGGCTGAACGCGATCGCGGCCCCGGTCTTCGCCCAGACCGGGCAGGTCATCGCGGCGGTCAGCGTCTCCGGGCCCTCTTTCCGCCTCGGCGCCCCGCGGCTGCTGGAGGAGCTCGCCCCGGCGGTGGTGCGGGCCGCGGCGGAGATATCGGCGCGGCTGGGGTTCCTGAGCGTGGATCAGTAG
- a CDS encoding FAD-dependent oxidoreductase has translation MSTTPVPRSITVVGASLAGLSTVRALRAEGYDGALTLVGAERHLPYDRPPLSKDFLKGTADADSLALGTAEEYDGLGVEWLLGETATRLDPGARTVTLGGGRELRTDAVVVATGATPRRLPGTDGLAGVHTLRTLDDAVALRADLTAGSPRLVVIGAGFIGAEVAATAHALGLQVTVVEAVEVPLERALGREMGLLCAGLHADHGVQLLCGTGVAGLTADGGRVTGVQLADGRLLPADVVLVGVGVRPNTDWLAGSGVAVDDGVVCDAGCATGIPNVLAVGDVARVPHPFTGRHARIEHWTNAMEQAATAARTLLSGASTAPRAVPPYFWSHQYGSMIQLAGHVAPGARPRVVEGDLDTRSFVAAYELDGHTTAYLSINQPKLFNRLRRGLTPLLATP, from the coding sequence GTGAGCACCACTCCGGTCCCGCGCTCGATCACCGTCGTCGGCGCCTCCCTCGCCGGGCTGAGCACCGTCCGCGCGCTGCGCGCCGAGGGCTACGACGGCGCGCTCACCCTGGTCGGCGCCGAGCGGCACCTCCCCTACGACCGGCCGCCGCTCTCCAAGGACTTCCTCAAGGGCACCGCCGACGCCGACTCGCTCGCCCTCGGCACCGCCGAGGAGTACGACGGGCTCGGCGTGGAGTGGCTGCTCGGCGAGACGGCCACCCGGCTCGACCCCGGCGCCCGCACCGTCACCCTCGGCGGAGGCCGCGAACTGCGCACCGACGCCGTCGTGGTGGCCACCGGCGCCACACCGCGCCGACTGCCGGGCACCGACGGCCTCGCGGGCGTCCACACCCTGCGCACCCTGGACGACGCCGTGGCGCTGCGCGCCGACCTCACCGCGGGCAGCCCCCGGCTGGTCGTCATCGGCGCCGGGTTCATCGGCGCCGAGGTCGCCGCCACGGCACACGCCCTCGGCCTGCAGGTGACCGTCGTGGAGGCCGTCGAGGTGCCGCTGGAGCGCGCCCTGGGCCGCGAGATGGGCCTGCTCTGCGCTGGCCTGCACGCCGACCACGGCGTGCAGTTGCTCTGCGGCACCGGCGTGGCCGGCCTCACCGCCGACGGCGGCCGGGTGACCGGCGTTCAGCTGGCCGACGGCCGGCTGCTCCCGGCGGACGTGGTCCTGGTCGGCGTCGGCGTGCGGCCGAACACCGACTGGCTGGCCGGCTCCGGCGTCGCCGTGGACGACGGCGTGGTCTGCGACGCGGGCTGCGCCACCGGGATCCCCAACGTGCTCGCGGTGGGCGACGTGGCCCGGGTGCCGCACCCCTTCACCGGGCGCCACGCCCGGATCGAGCACTGGACCAACGCCATGGAGCAGGCGGCCACCGCCGCCCGCACCCTGCTCTCCGGCGCCTCCACCGCGCCCAGGGCCGTCCCGCCGTACTTCTGGTCGCACCAGTACGGCTCGATGATCCAGCTCGCCGGGCATGTCGCCCCCGGCGCCCGGCCGCGCGTCGTCGAGGGCGACCTGGACACGCGCTCGTTCGTCGCCGCCTACGAGCTGGACGGGCACACCACCGCGTACCTGTCGATCAACCAGCCCAAACTGTTCAACCGGCTCCGCCGCGGCCTCACCCCGCTGCTCGCGACCCCCTGA
- a CDS encoding aldehyde dehydrogenase family protein: protein MPLASDAASLFINGEWTEASDGGQRAVVNPFDASVITQVPEATTDDVDRAIRAARAAFDEGSWAQAPAARRAAVLTATAEALQEQREELARLETLDTGKTLEEGRIDVDDATSVFRYYAALVATEAGRAVDVGRPDVVSRVVYEPVGVCGLITPWNYPLLQISWKVAPALGAGNTVVAKPSEVTPLTTVGLFRILQEKLADAGAPDGTANLVLGGGAVGAVLAEHPLVDLVSFTGGGVSGRSVMRAAAETVKKVALELGGKNPNIVFADADFDAAVDFALSAAFVHSGQVCSAGSRLLLHRSLHERFVAELARRAELIRVGNGLDKDSETGPLVSAEHRAKVEAHIAGALAEGAVLRAGGGRPLEPGLQDGFFLRPTVLDGCHAGMTIIREEVFGPVLTVELFDEEDEVVALANDTPYGLAGAVWTQDAGRGERVAARLRLGTVWINDYHPYVPQAEWGGFKQSGTGRELGPSGLHEYQEAKHIWRTVSPAPQRWFAG from the coding sequence ATGCCCCTAGCCAGTGACGCAGCTTCCCTGTTCATCAACGGCGAGTGGACAGAAGCCTCCGACGGCGGACAACGCGCCGTCGTCAACCCCTTCGACGCGTCCGTGATCACCCAGGTCCCCGAGGCCACCACGGACGACGTGGACCGGGCGATCCGTGCCGCGCGCGCCGCCTTCGACGAGGGCTCCTGGGCGCAGGCCCCCGCCGCGCGGCGCGCGGCCGTGCTCACCGCCACCGCCGAGGCCCTGCAGGAGCAGCGCGAGGAGCTGGCCCGGCTGGAGACCCTGGACACCGGCAAGACCCTGGAGGAGGGCCGGATCGACGTGGACGACGCCACGTCGGTCTTCCGCTACTACGCGGCCCTGGTCGCCACCGAGGCCGGCCGCGCGGTGGACGTCGGGCGGCCCGACGTGGTCAGCCGTGTGGTGTACGAGCCGGTAGGCGTCTGCGGCCTGATCACCCCGTGGAACTACCCGCTGCTGCAGATCAGTTGGAAGGTCGCCCCGGCGCTCGGCGCGGGCAACACGGTAGTCGCCAAGCCCAGCGAGGTCACCCCGCTCACCACCGTGGGCCTGTTCCGCATCCTGCAGGAGAAGCTCGCCGACGCGGGCGCGCCGGACGGCACCGCCAACCTGGTCCTCGGCGGCGGCGCGGTGGGCGCGGTGCTCGCCGAGCACCCGCTGGTCGACCTGGTCTCCTTCACCGGCGGTGGGGTCAGCGGCCGTTCGGTGATGCGCGCGGCCGCCGAGACGGTCAAGAAGGTCGCCCTGGAGCTCGGCGGCAAGAACCCCAACATCGTCTTCGCCGACGCCGACTTCGACGCCGCCGTGGACTTCGCGCTCTCCGCCGCCTTCGTGCACTCCGGCCAGGTCTGCTCGGCCGGCTCACGGCTGCTGCTGCACCGCAGCCTGCACGAGCGGTTCGTCGCCGAACTCGCCCGCCGCGCCGAGCTGATCCGGGTCGGCAACGGCCTGGACAAGGACTCCGAGACCGGCCCGCTGGTCAGCGCCGAGCACCGGGCCAAGGTCGAGGCCCACATCGCCGGCGCCCTCGCCGAGGGCGCCGTCCTCCGCGCGGGCGGCGGCCGCCCTCTCGAACCCGGGCTGCAGGACGGCTTCTTCCTCCGCCCCACCGTGCTGGACGGCTGCCACGCCGGGATGACCATCATCCGCGAGGAGGTCTTCGGCCCGGTCCTCACCGTCGAGCTCTTCGACGAGGAGGACGAGGTCGTCGCCCTCGCCAACGACACCCCCTACGGCCTGGCCGGCGCCGTCTGGACCCAGGACGCCGGGCGCGGCGAGCGCGTCGCCGCCCGGCTGCGGCTCGGCACCGTCTGGATCAACGACTACCACCCCTATGTGCCGCAGGCCGAGTGGGGCGGTTTCAAGCAGTCCGGCACCGGACGCGAACTCGGCCCCTCTGGACTCCACGAGTACCAGGAGGCCAAGCACATCTGGCGCACCGTCAGTCCCGCTCCCCAGCGGTGGTTCGCCGGTTGA
- a CDS encoding NUDIX hydrolase: protein MRWKSHGRRLVYSSDYVNVWLDTVDIPGVGTVDHHVLTMPRASTTAVVTDHQDRMLLLRRHRFITDSWGWEVPAGWSDPGEDPEQAIRREIEEETGWRPGRVELLTEYNALSGISTMRFSCFEASGCEYIGPPTDQSESARVEWVPIADVIKLAAEGEISDGPSLTAISYYLGIHRQRRRG from the coding sequence GTGCGTTGGAAGAGCCACGGACGCCGTCTCGTCTACTCAAGCGACTACGTGAACGTCTGGCTCGACACGGTCGACATCCCTGGAGTGGGAACCGTTGATCACCACGTACTCACCATGCCCCGCGCATCCACCACGGCCGTCGTCACGGACCACCAGGACCGCATGCTGCTGCTCCGGCGACACCGCTTCATCACAGACTCATGGGGCTGGGAAGTGCCAGCGGGCTGGAGTGACCCCGGAGAAGATCCGGAACAGGCCATCCGCAGGGAGATCGAAGAGGAAACGGGATGGCGACCCGGCCGTGTCGAACTCCTCACCGAGTACAACGCCCTCAGCGGGATCTCCACGATGCGGTTCAGCTGCTTCGAAGCCAGCGGGTGCGAGTACATCGGGCCACCCACCGACCAGAGCGAATCAGCACGCGTCGAGTGGGTGCCCATCGCAGACGTGATCAAGCTTGCGGCCGAGGGTGAGATCTCCGACGGCCCATCGCTCACTGCCATCTCGTACTACCTCGGTATCCACCGCCAACGCAGGCGCGGCTGA
- a CDS encoding tetratricopeptide repeat protein translates to MSSRETRRASYPLTISDQLLNSPAMQSACQSRDVQEIFRLVNRRAGGSYADIAAAVGKISSARVGDTIRGVRKIRGAVVIARIADGFGIPGQLLGIPTRSWEETTPSGPPEDRPANPGLDTAVRDFETWEVVDTLTRSSISGEALLHLEAAVYRNATLYPASPPGELMPSMLKQITKIRESLDHPQPVRVRRKCVQLLGVLSGLAGNAFLDLGDSGQSTALYHLGRLAADEAEDDALSAWLLTLQSIGPYFSQTPHQAVELLGHAASLAEGAPSRRCAWIMANQARAHAAVGERTEALAALDRAAEQLAQADPASGIDFFNEARLEGISGTAFALLGDYSAAETLLTAAVDRRASGDVKGRALLTFDLAECRIGQGEIDEGCTVAHAALDMAAGSLVQPIVTRSQRFGLSLAGWQDAGPVAALTERIEEAAIRAVQ, encoded by the coding sequence CCGGCGATGCAGAGCGCATGCCAGTCCCGCGACGTCCAAGAGATCTTTCGACTCGTCAACCGCCGTGCAGGCGGGAGCTACGCGGACATCGCCGCCGCAGTGGGCAAGATCAGCAGCGCCCGCGTGGGAGACACCATCCGGGGCGTGCGCAAGATTCGCGGCGCTGTCGTAATCGCCCGGATCGCCGACGGCTTCGGCATCCCCGGACAGTTGCTGGGAATCCCTACCCGGAGCTGGGAAGAGACCACCCCCAGCGGACCTCCAGAGGACCGGCCAGCCAATCCCGGGCTTGATACCGCCGTTCGCGACTTCGAGACATGGGAAGTGGTCGACACACTCACCCGTTCTTCGATCAGCGGCGAGGCGCTGCTCCACCTTGAAGCCGCCGTATACCGAAATGCCACGCTCTATCCCGCGTCTCCTCCAGGTGAGCTGATGCCCTCGATGCTCAAGCAGATCACCAAGATTCGCGAGTCACTCGACCACCCTCAGCCCGTACGCGTGCGACGGAAGTGCGTGCAACTCCTGGGCGTCCTCTCCGGACTCGCAGGCAATGCCTTCCTGGACCTTGGCGACTCGGGACAGTCCACAGCGCTCTACCACCTCGGCCGGCTCGCCGCCGACGAGGCCGAGGACGACGCGTTGTCGGCATGGCTCCTCACCCTCCAGAGCATCGGCCCGTACTTCTCCCAGACCCCGCACCAGGCCGTCGAGCTGCTCGGACATGCCGCGAGTCTCGCCGAGGGGGCCCCGAGCCGTCGATGCGCCTGGATCATGGCAAACCAAGCCCGTGCGCACGCTGCCGTCGGCGAGCGAACGGAGGCTCTCGCCGCGCTGGACCGAGCCGCCGAACAACTCGCCCAGGCCGATCCGGCCAGCGGTATCGACTTCTTCAACGAGGCACGCTTGGAGGGCATCTCCGGCACTGCCTTCGCCCTCCTGGGTGACTACAGCGCGGCGGAGACGCTCCTGACTGCCGCTGTCGATCGACGCGCATCCGGCGACGTCAAGGGTCGCGCCTTGCTCACTTTCGATCTCGCAGAATGCCGAATCGGTCAGGGAGAGATCGATGAGGGCTGCACCGTCGCGCATGCAGCGCTCGACATGGCAGCGGGGAGTTTGGTCCAGCCGATCGTCACCCGCTCCCAGAGGTTCGGCCTGAGCCTGGCAGGATGGCAGGACGCGGGACCTGTAGCAGCGCTCACGGAGCGCATCGAGGAGGCGGCCATCCGAGCCGTCCAGTGA
- a CDS encoding bifunctional 3-phenylpropionate/cinnamic acid dioxygenase ferredoxin subunit, which produces MITVCRIEELPPGEAVRVTDGLPAPVAVFNAEGALYAIDDTCTHQDASLADGWLEGCFVECPLHAAAFDLRTGLPTCLPAKAPVKTHQVTVEDGFVRLHVTVGEPA; this is translated from the coding sequence ATGATCACGGTGTGCCGGATCGAGGAACTGCCGCCGGGCGAAGCCGTTCGGGTGACCGACGGCCTCCCCGCCCCCGTCGCCGTCTTCAACGCCGAGGGCGCGCTCTACGCCATCGACGACACCTGCACCCACCAGGACGCCTCGCTCGCGGACGGCTGGCTGGAGGGCTGCTTCGTCGAGTGCCCGCTGCACGCGGCCGCCTTCGACCTGCGTACCGGGCTGCCCACCTGCCTGCCCGCCAAGGCGCCGGTGAAGACCCATCAGGTCACCGTGGAGGACGGCTTCGTCCGCCTGCACGTCACCGTCGGCGAGCCGGCGTGA